From the Oxobacter pfennigii genome, one window contains:
- a CDS encoding M15 family metallopeptidase, translating to MKKSLLCVLLFISVICLGCKSIVLSSLNQLEDDYEIIMKRDILCLMMAYPDYITGAEKMENESVFIIMKSGKRVLYDDKRQKTFEMKMSNPDIQDMMEVIYPINDIKALMPLECDPGRIRVYSILKEVYGSTKEKIQSNLTGVKFGYKSLSFNKNNNAACALTEVSKELIPLAYNKSKIYSCLFPPSGTFNYRNISGTNLLSPHSFGIAIDLSKDKRDYWKWTNRETGEKRMLSYPREIVKIFEKNNFIWGGKWGHFDILHFEYRPEIIYKALYFSKAPDKDSPWYSGLDKRDDNIRKYIETIDNAL from the coding sequence ATGAAGAAATCATTGCTATGTGTATTGCTTTTCATTTCAGTTATATGCTTAGGCTGCAAAAGCATTGTTCTCTCTTCTTTAAATCAGCTTGAAGATGACTATGAGATTATCATGAAAAGGGACATACTATGCCTTATGATGGCATATCCGGATTATATTACCGGAGCAGAAAAAATGGAAAATGAAAGCGTTTTTATTATAATGAAATCAGGAAAGCGTGTTTTATATGATGATAAGAGGCAAAAAACATTTGAAATGAAAATGAGCAACCCCGATATTCAGGATATGATGGAAGTAATATATCCTATTAATGATATAAAGGCCCTCATGCCCCTTGAATGTGATCCCGGCCGCATAAGGGTATACTCCATTTTAAAAGAGGTATACGGCAGCACAAAGGAAAAGATACAGTCAAACTTAACAGGTGTGAAATTTGGATATAAAAGCTTAAGCTTTAATAAAAACAACAATGCAGCATGTGCATTGACCGAGGTCTCAAAGGAACTTATACCCCTTGCCTACAATAAAAGCAAAATTTATTCTTGCTTATTTCCCCCAAGCGGTACCTTTAATTACAGGAATATATCCGGAACTAATCTTTTAAGCCCCCACTCCTTTGGAATTGCCATTGACCTGTCAAAGGACAAAAGGGATTACTGGAAATGGACTAATAGGGAAACAGGTGAGAAAAGGATGCTGTCTTACCCCAGGGAAATAGTAAAGATATTTGAAAAAAACAATTTTATTTGGGGGGGCAAATGGGGGCATTTTGATATACTTCATTTTGAGTACCGTCCTGAGATAATTTATAAGGCATTGTATTTTTCAAAAGCACCGGATAAAGATTCTCCCTGGTATTCCGGTCTTGATAAGAGGGATGATAATATCAGAAAATACATTGAAACCATCGATAACGCACTTTAA